One part of the Lycium ferocissimum isolate CSIRO_LF1 chromosome 8, AGI_CSIRO_Lferr_CH_V1, whole genome shotgun sequence genome encodes these proteins:
- the LOC132066544 gene encoding uncharacterized protein LOC132066544 — MQRIGQVTYKLDLPPDLEAVHQVFHVSVFHKCIGDPSRITPIENVQVTEDLSYEEIPVAILDRQVCKLQTKEVASVKVLWQNNNVEEMTWEAEEDMKARYPYLFPSSGLH; from the coding sequence ATGCAGAGAATTGGCCAAGTTACGTATAAACTTGATTTGCCACCAGATCTAGAGGCAGTCCATCAGGTATTCCATGTCTCTGTGTTTCATAAATGCATAGGCGATCCTTCTCGCATTACTCCTATTGAGAATGTTCAAGTTACGGAGGACTTGTCGTACGAAGAGATTCCTGTCGCCATCCTAGATCGTCAAGTTTGTAAACTGCAAACTAAAGAGGTGGCTTcagttaaggtattgtggcagaATAATAATGtcgaagagatgacttgggaggcagaagaagatatgaaagCTCGATACCCTTATTTGTTCCCATCTTCAGGTTTACATTGA